In one Calonectris borealis chromosome 23, bCalBor7.hap1.2, whole genome shotgun sequence genomic region, the following are encoded:
- the DFFA gene encoding DNA fragmentation factor subunit alpha isoform X2, with translation MAARLKRCLVRRRDGREQHGVAASCLRELRDKASGILAIDKAREPITLVLAEDGTIVDDEDYFLCLPSNTTFVALAKNEKWSSKSLDSGTAWLSESVDEVDNAAEKWKQLARQLKDDLSNIILMSEEDLQVLIDVPRSDLAEELAQSQTKIQVLQDTLQQVLDRREEERQSRQLLELYLEALKNEDSILSKVAESETVPRKEMDVVDTGTSSTGTSGKTALSDQILAALKEKPAPELCLDSQDLELVLKEDTQALASALRWDKQKAEALQQACDQELSKRLQQVQTLHSLRSTSKGKKTLPWGDWLSSKRKK, from the exons ATGGCGGCGCGGCTGAAGCGCTGCCTGGtgcggcggcgggacgggcgggAGCAGCACGGCGTGGCCGCCTCCTGCCTGCGGGAGCTGCGCGACAAGG ctaGTGGCATTCTGGCTATTGACAAGGCCAGGGAGCCCATCACCTTAGTACTGGCAGAAGATGGCACCATTGTGGATGATGAAGATTACTTTTTGTGTCTGCCATCTAACACCACGTTTGTGGCACTGGCCAAGAATGAGAAATGGTCCAGCAAAAGCTTAG ACAGTGGAACAGCCTGGCTCTCGGAGTCTGTGGATGAAGTGGACAACGCTGCGGAGAAGTGGAAGCAGCTGGCCAGGCAACTGAAGGATGACCTGTCTAATATCATCTTGATGTCTGAAGAAGACCTCCAG GTGCTTATTGATGTACCACGTTCAGACCTGGCAGAAGAACTTGCCCAAAGTCAAACCAAAATCCAAGTATTGCAGGACACCTTGCAGCAGGTGCTGGACAGACGAGAAGAAGAACGCCAGTCAAGACAGCTCCTGGAACTCTACCTAGAGGCCTTGAAAAATGAAGACAGTATCTTAAGCAAAGTAGCAG AATCTGAGACTGTACCAAGAAAGGAGATGGATGTGGTTGACACAGGTACCAGCAGTACAGGCACTTCAGGCAAAACGGCGCTCAGTGACCAGATCCTTGCTGCTCTGAAAGAGAAACCTGCTCCAGAGCtctgcttggacagtcaagatcTAGAG CTGGTCTTGAAAGAAGACACACAAGCCCTGGCCTCGGCTCTAAGATGGGACAAGCAGAAAGCTGAAGCTCTGCAGCAAGCCTGTGATCAGGAGCTCTCCAAGCGTCTACAACAAGTGCAGACTTTGCATTCGCTAAGGAGCACGTCCAAGGGCAAGAAAACACTACCCTGGGGAGACTGGCTTAGTTCAAAACGCAAAAAATAA
- the DFFA gene encoding DNA fragmentation factor subunit alpha isoform X1 yields the protein MAARLKRCLVRRRDGREQHGVAASCLRELRDKASGILAIDKAREPITLVLAEDGTIVDDEDYFLCLPSNTTFVALAKNEKWSSKSLDSGTAWLSESVDEVDNAAEKWKQLARQLKDDLSNIILMSEEDLQVLIDVPRSDLAEELAQSQTKIQVLQDTLQQVLDRREEERQSRQLLELYLEALKNEDSILSKVAESETVPRKEMDVVDTGTSSTGTSGKTALSDQILAALKEKPAPELCLDSQDLEKSVSLQLVLKEDTQALASALRWDKQKAEALQQACDQELSKRLQQVQTLHSLRSTSKGKKTLPWGDWLSSKRKK from the exons ATGGCGGCGCGGCTGAAGCGCTGCCTGGtgcggcggcgggacgggcgggAGCAGCACGGCGTGGCCGCCTCCTGCCTGCGGGAGCTGCGCGACAAGG ctaGTGGCATTCTGGCTATTGACAAGGCCAGGGAGCCCATCACCTTAGTACTGGCAGAAGATGGCACCATTGTGGATGATGAAGATTACTTTTTGTGTCTGCCATCTAACACCACGTTTGTGGCACTGGCCAAGAATGAGAAATGGTCCAGCAAAAGCTTAG ACAGTGGAACAGCCTGGCTCTCGGAGTCTGTGGATGAAGTGGACAACGCTGCGGAGAAGTGGAAGCAGCTGGCCAGGCAACTGAAGGATGACCTGTCTAATATCATCTTGATGTCTGAAGAAGACCTCCAG GTGCTTATTGATGTACCACGTTCAGACCTGGCAGAAGAACTTGCCCAAAGTCAAACCAAAATCCAAGTATTGCAGGACACCTTGCAGCAGGTGCTGGACAGACGAGAAGAAGAACGCCAGTCAAGACAGCTCCTGGAACTCTACCTAGAGGCCTTGAAAAATGAAGACAGTATCTTAAGCAAAGTAGCAG AATCTGAGACTGTACCAAGAAAGGAGATGGATGTGGTTGACACAGGTACCAGCAGTACAGGCACTTCAGGCAAAACGGCGCTCAGTGACCAGATCCTTGCTGCTCTGAAAGAGAAACCTGCTCCAGAGCtctgcttggacagtcaagatcTAGAG AAATCTGTCTCGCTACAGCTGGTCTTGAAAGAAGACACACAAGCCCTGGCCTCGGCTCTAAGATGGGACAAGCAGAAAGCTGAAGCTCTGCAGCAAGCCTGTGATCAGGAGCTCTCCAAGCGTCTACAACAAGTGCAGACTTTGCATTCGCTAAGGAGCACGTCCAAGGGCAAGAAAACACTACCCTGGGGAGACTGGCTTAGTTCAAAACGCAAAAAATAA